A portion of the Paenibacillus hamazuiensis genome contains these proteins:
- the spoVB gene encoding stage V sporulation protein B: MTKQSFIQGTMILLAAGIVNRILGFVPRIALPRIIGPEGVGLYQMGYPFLIVVLTIIAGGIPIAIAKLVAEAEAEHNEARIRSILKISLAIAGTLGILFTAACIGAAGWITRHLFTDERVYYTFICMSPIILIVSFSAVFRGYFQGRQNMIPTALSQVVETAVRIVTVLAFAYMLLPYGLEFAAAGAMIGVLVGEIAALAVLALQYRGDRSRAFPFPKSHIGTKLAPGRLANLKQLLKIAVPVTGSKLVGSCSYLFESILTVQSLAAAGIATAVATSQYGALQGMVIPILLLPSALTFSLSVSLVPSLSEAAANQDMKTIHSRLHQSLRLALVTGAPFATIMFVLAEPLCLYLYNQEQVGTMLKMMAPVALFIYFQAPLQATLQALERPGNALVNTLAGSVVKLACIYWVASRPEFGILGVVLAINLNIVLVTLLHFQSVVRLLKFRMDMLDFLKVGGAMLVSGVCSYSAMGADWVGSGFFRFMLSCSVGVAVYLMMIVLLRLIDKSDLLRIFMLGKKIWR; this comes from the coding sequence GTGACCAAGCAGTCGTTTATTCAAGGGACTATGATTTTGCTGGCCGCAGGCATCGTCAACCGCATCTTGGGCTTCGTTCCGCGCATCGCTTTACCTCGAATCATCGGTCCCGAAGGCGTCGGCCTGTATCAGATGGGATATCCGTTTCTCATCGTCGTTTTGACGATCATTGCCGGAGGCATTCCGATTGCCATTGCGAAGCTGGTTGCCGAAGCGGAAGCCGAGCACAACGAGGCGCGAATCCGCAGCATCTTGAAAATTTCCCTGGCGATCGCCGGCACGCTTGGCATTTTGTTCACCGCCGCCTGCATCGGCGCCGCGGGCTGGATTACCCGCCATTTGTTTACGGACGAGCGGGTGTATTATACGTTCATCTGCATGAGTCCGATCATTTTGATCGTCAGCTTTTCCGCAGTGTTTCGCGGTTATTTCCAGGGCCGGCAAAATATGATTCCGACCGCGTTATCGCAGGTCGTCGAGACGGCGGTCCGCATCGTCACCGTGCTCGCCTTCGCTTATATGCTGCTCCCCTATGGACTGGAATTTGCCGCCGCGGGAGCGATGATCGGCGTGCTCGTCGGAGAGATTGCCGCTTTGGCCGTTCTTGCGCTGCAGTATCGGGGAGACCGGAGCAGAGCGTTCCCGTTTCCCAAGTCGCATATCGGCACCAAACTGGCGCCAGGCCGGCTGGCCAACCTGAAACAGCTGCTTAAAATCGCCGTCCCGGTAACGGGCAGCAAACTTGTCGGATCCTGCTCCTATTTGTTTGAGTCGATTCTTACCGTGCAAAGCCTCGCCGCCGCCGGAATCGCCACCGCCGTGGCGACCTCCCAATACGGCGCCCTTCAGGGCATGGTCATTCCGATTTTGCTGCTGCCGAGCGCCCTGACCTTTTCGCTCTCGGTTTCGCTTGTGCCGTCTTTATCCGAAGCCGCCGCCAATCAGGACATGAAAACGATCCATTCCCGCCTGCACCAGTCCTTAAGACTGGCGCTCGTCACCGGGGCTCCTTTTGCGACAATCATGTTTGTGCTTGCCGAACCGCTTTGCCTTTACTTATACAACCAGGAGCAGGTCGGCACGATGCTGAAAATGATGGCCCCGGTCGCTTTGTTCATCTACTTCCAGGCCCCGCTGCAGGCGACGCTTCAAGCGCTTGAAAGGCCGGGGAACGCCCTCGTCAATACGCTGGCCGGCTCCGTCGTCAAGCTTGCCTGCATTTATTGGGTCGCCAGCAGGCCGGAATTCGGCATTCTCGGCGTCGTGCTGGCCATCAACCTGAACATCGTGCTCGTTACGCTGCTGCATTTTCAAAGCGTCGTCCGGCTGCTCAAATTTCGCATGGACATGCTGGATTTTCTCAAAGTCGGCGGGGCCATGCTCGTTTCCGGAGTATGCAGCTATTCGGCGATGGGTGCCGATTGGGTTGGAAGCGGCTTTTTTCGCTTCATGCTCTCCTGCTCCGTCGGCGTAGCCGTTTATTTGATGATGATCGTGCTGCTGCGGCTCATCGACAAATCCGATTTGCTCCGCATTTTTATGCTCGGTAAAAAAATATGGCGGTAG
- a CDS encoding DUF421 domain-containing protein → MEMLTLFFRTVFIYGVVFVILRVMGKREIGKLSVFDLVISIMIAEIAVFVLEDLNKPMVEGILPMVTLMVVQLTIAYFSLKSQFVRRLFEGNPSYIIKNGQLNREEMKRHRYNLDDLLLQLRENRVMNVADVEFAILENSGKLTVVEKKDNVPAAEPEKPAAAIRYEGLPLPLIMDGKVQDQNLEKIGKTRFWLKRELETRGVKDFKEVFFCSIDHRGKLFLDKKR, encoded by the coding sequence ATGGAAATGTTGACCCTTTTTTTTCGTACGGTGTTCATCTATGGAGTCGTATTTGTCATTCTCCGCGTGATGGGGAAAAGAGAGATCGGCAAGCTGTCCGTGTTCGATCTCGTCATCTCCATCATGATCGCCGAGATCGCCGTGTTTGTGCTGGAGGATCTGAACAAACCGATGGTCGAGGGGATTTTGCCGATGGTTACGCTGATGGTCGTCCAACTGACGATCGCATACTTCTCGCTGAAAAGCCAGTTCGTTCGCCGTCTTTTCGAAGGGAACCCCAGCTACATCATTAAAAACGGGCAGTTGAACCGCGAAGAAATGAAGCGCCACCGTTACAATCTGGACGATCTGCTGCTGCAGCTCAGAGAAAACCGGGTGATGAACGTGGCCGATGTCGAGTTTGCGATTTTGGAAAATTCCGGCAAGCTGACCGTGGTCGAGAAAAAAGACAACGTCCCGGCGGCCGAACCCGAAAAGCCGGCCGCTGCCATCCGCTATGAAGGGCTGCCGCTGCCGCTTATCATGGACGGCAAAGTCCAGGATCAAAATCTCGAGAAGATCGGGAAAACGAGGTTTTGGCTGAAGCGCGAGCTGGAAACCAGGGGGGTTAAAGATTTTAAAGAGGTTTTTTTCTGTTCGATCGACCACCGGGGCAAGCTGTTTCTGGATAAAAAGCGGTAG
- a CDS encoding TIGR04086 family membrane protein: MIPINKVKQVRPSSPVFSGLLYALVTMAIGTVVTSLILFSTSMQESSLLGYAYGIHALSLFVGGLTAGRRSETRGWYHGGLLGLLYSTIIFIVAFLAYDAGFSKQTLILLGLTFASGAIGGIIGVNARR, from the coding sequence ATGATTCCGATCAATAAAGTGAAGCAGGTTCGCCCCTCGTCCCCCGTTTTTTCCGGATTGCTGTACGCCCTCGTCACGATGGCGATAGGAACGGTCGTCACCTCGCTTATTTTGTTTTCCACCAGCATGCAGGAATCGTCTTTGCTCGGCTATGCGTACGGAATACACGCCCTCTCCTTATTTGTCGGCGGACTGACTGCCGGCAGGCGCAGCGAAACAAGAGGCTGGTACCATGGCGGGCTGCTCGGCCTGCTCTACAGCACGATCATTTTCATCGTGGCATTTCTGGCATACGACGCCGGATTCAGCAAGCAGACACTGATTTTGCTTGGGCTTACTTTTGCCTCCGGGGCCATTGGGGGGATTATCGGGGTCAATGCGAGGAGATAG
- the yajC gene encoding preprotein translocase subunit YajC has product MRFLAEEPAAAAGTGIEGMLVTYGPLVLMFVVLYFLLIRPQQKRQKTRSMMLNSLKKGDKVVTIGGLHGTILEITDDIVVLRVNDVTKLTFDRSAVNSVTSSATASEEKK; this is encoded by the coding sequence ATGCGTTTTTTGGCAGAAGAACCGGCTGCTGCGGCAGGAACCGGTATTGAAGGCATGCTGGTCACTTACGGCCCGCTTGTGCTCATGTTTGTTGTGCTCTACTTCCTGCTTATTCGTCCTCAGCAAAAAAGGCAAAAAACACGCAGCATGATGCTGAATTCGCTCAAAAAAGGGGATAAAGTGGTGACGATCGGTGGCCTGCACGGCACCATCCTGGAAATCACCGACGATATCGTCGTATTGCGCGTAAACGACGTGACGAAGCTGACGTTTGACCGCTCGGCGGTCAACTCGGTCACGAGCTCGGCGACAGCCAGCGAGGAGAAGAAGTAG
- the tgt gene encoding tRNA guanosine(34) transglycosylase Tgt — MMAVTYEYIKTCKQSGARLGRVHTPHGVIDTPAFMPVGTQATVKTMSPEELKAMDAHIILSNTYHLFLRPGHELVKAAGGLHKFMNWDRPILTDSGGFQVFSLSEMRKITEEGVEFRSHLNGDKLFISPEKAMEIQNALGSDIMMAFDECPPFPAEHHYVKQSLERTTRWAERCLKAHARPHDQGLFAIVQGGMYEDLRKQSAAELTSMDFPGYAIGGLSVGEPKPLMYEVLDYTVPLLPANKPRYLMGVGSPDALVEGAIRGIDMFDCVLPTRIARNGTVMTSSGRLVVRNAKFADDFGPLDPECSCYTCSNYSRAYIRHLIKADESFGIRLTTYHNLHFLLELMRKVRRAIQEDRLLDFRDEFFAKYGIDENSKGF, encoded by the coding sequence ATGATGGCTGTTACTTACGAATATATTAAAACATGCAAGCAATCCGGCGCCCGTCTCGGAAGGGTCCATACGCCGCACGGCGTAATCGATACGCCGGCATTTATGCCGGTCGGGACGCAGGCGACGGTCAAGACGATGAGCCCGGAAGAGCTGAAGGCGATGGACGCCCACATCATTTTGAGCAATACGTACCATCTGTTTCTGCGCCCCGGGCATGAGCTGGTGAAGGCGGCGGGCGGGCTGCACAAGTTCATGAACTGGGACCGCCCGATTTTGACCGACAGCGGCGGCTTCCAGGTGTTCAGCCTCAGCGAGATGCGCAAAATCACCGAGGAGGGCGTCGAGTTCCGCTCGCATTTGAACGGGGACAAGCTGTTTATTTCACCGGAAAAAGCGATGGAAATCCAAAACGCGCTCGGTTCGGACATCATGATGGCGTTCGACGAATGCCCGCCTTTTCCGGCCGAGCACCATTACGTCAAGCAGTCGCTGGAGCGGACAACCCGTTGGGCGGAACGATGCCTGAAGGCGCATGCCCGTCCGCACGACCAGGGGTTGTTTGCGATCGTACAGGGCGGCATGTATGAGGATCTGCGCAAGCAAAGCGCGGCCGAGTTGACTTCCATGGATTTCCCGGGGTATGCTATTGGAGGACTTAGCGTAGGCGAACCGAAACCTCTGATGTATGAGGTGCTGGACTATACGGTTCCGCTGCTTCCGGCGAATAAGCCGCGGTATTTGATGGGCGTCGGCTCGCCCGATGCACTTGTGGAAGGCGCGATTCGCGGCATCGACATGTTCGACTGCGTACTGCCGACACGTATCGCCCGCAACGGTACGGTGATGACTAGCTCGGGCAGACTTGTCGTGCGCAATGCGAAATTCGCCGACGATTTCGGCCCGCTCGATCCGGAATGCAGCTGCTACACGTGCAGCAACTACTCGCGCGCCTACATCCGCCATCTCATCAAAGCGGACGAGTCGTTCGGCATTCGGCTGACGACGTACCATAATCTGCACTTTTTGCTGGAGCTGATGAGGAAAGTGCGCCGGGCGATTCAGGAAGACCGGCTGCTCGATTTTCGCGATGAATTTTTCGCCAAATACGGCATCGACGAGAACAGCAAAGGATTTTAA
- the queA gene encoding tRNA preQ1(34) S-adenosylmethionine ribosyltransferase-isomerase QueA → MNVDLFDFELPEELIAQTPLADRTASRLLTLNKETGEVRHGHFEDLLNYVKAGDVLVLNDTRVIPARLFGVKRDTGAKAELLLLKQLGDDRWETLARPAKRLKAGTVIDFGPETADGQLMGEPMLSAVVEEENDMGGRIVRFRYSGIFNEILDRLGSMPLPPYIKEQLPEKERYQTVYAKHEGSAAAPTAGLHFTKPFLDKLVVKGVKLAYITLHVGLGTFRPVSVDKVEEHEMHAEFYRVPQEAADLINEAKARGSRVIAVGTTSTRTLETAARDHMKDGKLEACQGWTSIFIYPGYEFQMIDAMLTNFHLPKSTLMMLISALAGRERVLAAYREAIERRYRFFSFGDAMFIY, encoded by the coding sequence ATGAACGTGGATTTGTTTGATTTCGAGCTGCCTGAGGAACTGATCGCCCAGACGCCGCTCGCGGACCGGACCGCCTCCCGTCTTCTGACGCTGAACAAGGAAACGGGAGAGGTGCGGCACGGACATTTTGAAGATTTGTTAAACTATGTAAAAGCCGGCGATGTGCTCGTGTTGAACGATACACGGGTCATACCTGCCCGGCTTTTTGGTGTCAAGAGGGACACCGGCGCCAAAGCCGAGCTGCTTTTGCTGAAGCAGCTCGGCGACGACCGTTGGGAAACGCTGGCTCGTCCGGCCAAAAGATTGAAAGCGGGCACCGTGATCGATTTCGGGCCCGAAACGGCGGACGGACAATTAATGGGAGAACCGATGCTGTCCGCCGTCGTCGAAGAAGAAAACGACATGGGGGGACGTATCGTCCGTTTCCGGTACAGCGGCATTTTTAACGAAATTTTGGACCGTCTGGGGTCCATGCCTTTGCCGCCTTACATCAAGGAGCAGCTTCCGGAAAAAGAGCGCTACCAAACCGTGTACGCGAAACATGAGGGCTCGGCGGCCGCTCCGACGGCCGGGCTGCATTTTACGAAACCTTTTTTGGATAAGCTCGTAGTAAAAGGTGTAAAACTAGCCTATATCACCCTGCATGTCGGGCTTGGCACGTTTCGCCCCGTATCGGTGGACAAGGTGGAGGAGCACGAGATGCACGCGGAATTTTACCGCGTCCCGCAAGAAGCGGCGGATCTCATCAACGAGGCGAAAGCGCGGGGGAGCCGTGTGATCGCTGTCGGCACGACGTCGACGAGGACGCTGGAAACCGCGGCGAGGGACCATATGAAGGACGGTAAGCTTGAAGCTTGCCAGGGCTGGACGAGCATTTTCATCTATCCCGGCTACGAATTTCAAATGATCGACGCGATGCTGACGAACTTTCACCTTCCGAAGTCGACGCTGATGATGCTGATCAGCGCGCTTGCCGGGAGAGAGCGGGTGCTGGCCGCCTACCGGGAAGCGATCGAGCGACGGTACCGGTTTTTCAGCTTCGGCGACGCGATGTTTATTTACTAG
- a CDS encoding SpoIID/LytB domain-containing protein, with protein MLPIRRLFLSLCAILLAMNYMPPTVRAEAAVPKLEQIRVALFIDTGKFSQTTPFVTISADKSFDLALKSDGGLKPIDAGLTLAKAMADQFYVVLLETGDASGAQTLYKKLDEADKPAGIIIRQKTGQPLYQVYAGPYPTKETAASAKDSLSKQAAVAQSIGSFAPYVAGALHWNAGTYATEAEAVSQAAAIEQAGFAASVACLDNGGAVSYAVLVGNEADADALNALKSSLGKALPNVSLQPLGANAAYVIKRTEAAAGQAGSALSQFVLGGTAKLAATPREPGIKIAEKSGRAYRGSLELSVLTGKLAVVNELPFEDYVASVVGSELGAGWPAEALKAQAVAARTYALKSGNKYGIAHVSDSTADQVYKGMAAEAPAVVDAVNATKGEVLTDKDGLITPYFFSNAGGMTADPVEVWGKPISYLKSVPSPDEGAETTKPTQPTWYRVTLANGTSGYIHSDYVRATGQKNDAGLPIYEATGTNVNVRSGPGTENPSLAKVNTGDRFAVTDQSKESGGGGAYSWTRGPFTADELLAKINSALATPISKLERLEITARGPSGRVTEMKANGQVLKVPYPDSLRSLFGGLPSTRFEIEVSGSYTIGGTGGSAENGAASPPVYVLGAGQQVQKADAAKLYAINGNSEVKPLAPAKGPTQPQSQTQPQQGQSGPFTVTFKGTGNGHGLGMSQWGARGYAQLGYDYIKILQTYYVGVNIDKE; from the coding sequence ATGCTGCCGATTCGCCGTTTGTTTTTGTCATTGTGTGCTATCCTGCTGGCGATGAATTACATGCCGCCAACTGTACGGGCCGAGGCGGCCGTGCCGAAGCTGGAGCAAATCCGCGTGGCCTTGTTTATCGATACCGGAAAGTTCAGTCAGACAACGCCGTTTGTAACGATATCTGCGGATAAAAGCTTCGACCTCGCGCTGAAAAGCGACGGCGGCTTGAAGCCGATCGATGCGGGCTTGACGCTGGCCAAGGCGATGGCCGATCAATTTTACGTCGTGCTGCTGGAGACGGGCGATGCGTCCGGTGCCCAGACGCTTTACAAAAAGCTGGACGAGGCGGACAAGCCTGCCGGCATCATCATCAGGCAAAAGACCGGCCAACCTCTGTATCAGGTTTATGCCGGTCCGTATCCGACGAAGGAGACGGCCGCTTCCGCCAAAGATTCGCTTTCCAAGCAAGCGGCGGTCGCACAGTCGATCGGTTCGTTCGCGCCTTATGTGGCGGGAGCGCTTCATTGGAACGCCGGAACGTATGCTACGGAGGCGGAGGCGGTGAGTCAGGCGGCGGCGATCGAGCAGGCCGGATTTGCGGCGAGTGTCGCCTGCCTCGATAACGGCGGCGCCGTATCTTATGCGGTGCTGGTCGGAAACGAAGCGGATGCGGATGCGCTGAATGCGCTGAAATCCTCCTTAGGCAAGGCGCTGCCGAACGTGAGCCTGCAGCCGCTGGGCGCGAATGCCGCATACGTGATCAAGCGCACCGAGGCGGCGGCCGGACAAGCCGGGAGCGCGCTGAGTCAGTTCGTTCTCGGAGGAACGGCCAAATTGGCGGCGACCCCGCGGGAGCCGGGGATCAAGATCGCCGAAAAATCGGGACGCGCTTACCGCGGCAGCCTCGAGCTGTCCGTGCTGACAGGCAAGCTGGCCGTCGTCAACGAGTTGCCTTTCGAGGACTACGTCGCCTCTGTCGTCGGCTCGGAGCTCGGCGCCGGCTGGCCGGCCGAAGCGCTCAAAGCGCAGGCGGTGGCGGCGCGCACCTACGCCTTGAAGTCGGGCAACAAATACGGCATCGCCCATGTGTCGGATTCGACCGCGGACCAGGTGTACAAAGGGATGGCTGCCGAAGCCCCGGCGGTCGTCGATGCGGTGAACGCGACAAAAGGCGAGGTGCTGACCGATAAGGACGGACTTATCACTCCGTATTTCTTTTCCAATGCCGGCGGCATGACCGCAGACCCGGTGGAGGTCTGGGGCAAGCCGATTTCCTATTTAAAAAGCGTGCCGAGTCCCGATGAAGGAGCCGAAACGACCAAACCGACCCAGCCGACCTGGTACCGCGTCACGCTCGCAAACGGCACTTCCGGCTATATCCATTCCGATTATGTGCGGGCGACGGGGCAAAAAAACGACGCCGGGCTTCCGATTTACGAAGCGACCGGCACCAACGTCAACGTGCGGTCCGGTCCGGGAACGGAAAATCCTTCCTTGGCGAAAGTGAATACCGGAGACCGCTTTGCTGTGACGGATCAAAGCAAAGAATCCGGTGGTGGTGGTGCCTACTCGTGGACCCGGGGGCCTTTTACGGCGGACGAGCTGCTTGCGAAAATCAATTCGGCGCTTGCCACGCCGATTTCCAAACTCGAAAGGCTGGAAATAACGGCGCGCGGGCCATCCGGCAGGGTGACGGAAATGAAGGCGAACGGCCAGGTGCTGAAGGTGCCTTACCCGGACAGTCTGCGCAGCTTGTTCGGGGGACTTCCGAGCACGCGGTTTGAAATCGAAGTATCGGGAAGTTATACTATAGGGGGAACCGGCGGATCCGCTGAAAACGGTGCCGCTTCGCCGCCGGTGTATGTGCTGGGCGCAGGCCAGCAGGTGCAAAAGGCGGATGCGGCAAAGCTCTATGCCATTAACGGGAACAGCGAGGTCAAACCGCTGGCTCCTGCGAAGGGGCCGACACAACCGCAGTCCCAAACCCAACCCCAGCAAGGGCAGAGCGGTCCGTTTACCGTTACGTTTAAAGGAACCGGCAACGGCCACGGGCTGGGGATGTCCCAATGGGGAGCGAGAGGCTATGCGCAGCTCGGCTACGACTACATAAAAATTTTGCAAACCTATTACGTCGGGGTTAATATCGATAAGGAATGA
- the ruvB gene encoding Holliday junction branch migration DNA helicase RuvB: protein MEDRIISAHLMMEDHTTELSLRPRYLNEYIGQSQAKENLKVYIEAAKMRKEALDHVLLYGPPGLGKTTLSNIIANELGVNIRTTSGPAIERPGDLAAILTNLQEGDVLFIDEIHRLHRTVEEVLYPAMEDFALDIIIGKGPSARSVRLDLPSFTLIGATTRVGLLSAPLRDRFGVVSRLEFYTVDELSYIVSRASDILQVQIVGEAAREIGMRSRGTPRIANRLLKRVRDFAQVKGDGIITLDIAKTALRHIQVDNLGLDEIDHKMLRAIVLNFQGGPVGLDTIAATIGEESQTIEDVYEPYLLQIGFLQRTPRGRMITPQACDHLGLPRPNQND, encoded by the coding sequence ATGGAAGACCGCATTATTTCGGCCCATTTGATGATGGAAGACCACACGACGGAGCTCAGCCTCCGCCCGAGGTATTTGAACGAATATATCGGCCAAAGCCAGGCCAAGGAAAACCTGAAAGTGTACATCGAAGCGGCCAAAATGCGCAAGGAAGCGCTCGATCATGTGTTGCTGTACGGGCCGCCGGGCCTCGGCAAAACGACGCTGTCCAACATTATCGCCAACGAGCTCGGCGTGAACATTCGGACGACGTCGGGACCGGCGATAGAACGCCCGGGCGATTTGGCGGCAATACTTACGAATTTGCAGGAAGGCGACGTGCTCTTTATCGACGAAATCCACCGGCTGCACCGCACCGTCGAAGAGGTGCTGTACCCGGCGATGGAGGATTTCGCGCTCGATATCATCATCGGCAAAGGGCCGAGCGCCCGTTCGGTGCGGCTCGATCTGCCTTCGTTTACGCTGATCGGGGCGACGACGCGGGTGGGGCTTTTGTCCGCGCCCTTACGGGACCGCTTCGGGGTTGTCAGCCGGCTCGAGTTTTACACGGTTGACGAGCTCTCCTACATCGTGAGCCGGGCCTCGGACATTTTGCAGGTGCAGATTGTCGGCGAAGCGGCGAGGGAGATCGGGATGCGCTCGCGCGGTACTCCTCGTATCGCCAACCGGCTGCTCAAGCGGGTGCGCGACTTCGCCCAGGTGAAGGGCGACGGCATCATTACGCTCGACATCGCCAAAACCGCTTTGCGTCACATCCAGGTGGACAATCTCGGCCTCGACGAGATCGATCATAAAATGCTGCGCGCCATTGTGCTGAATTTTCAAGGCGGTCCGGTCGGACTCGATACGATCGCCGCGACGATCGGCGAGGAGAGCCAAACGATCGAAGACGTATACGAGCCGTATTTGCTGCAGATCGGCTTTTTGCAGCGGACGCCCCGGGGGCGGATGATTACGCCGCAGGCTTGCGACCATCTGGGATTGCCGCGCCCCAATCAGAACGACTGA
- the ruvA gene encoding Holliday junction branch migration protein RuvA: protein MIDFLRGTVAHREMDYVVLDVKGVGYRVFCANPYAVQHKDGEEVTMYIHYNVREDAHLLFGFLSREEQSLFRRLIEVTGIGPKVAIGILSGGRPEVIVAAIQQENLAFLTRLPGIGKKTAQRIVLDLKDKLGSLFGAGAEAAIAQAAASEPMLAGGAGTGVWAEAKEALMALGYTEAEADRAGQAIKAKLKDGDTVDTAMKLALQALYQGV, encoded by the coding sequence ATGATCGATTTTTTGCGGGGAACAGTTGCACATAGAGAGATGGATTATGTGGTGTTGGACGTGAAGGGCGTCGGGTACCGCGTGTTTTGCGCCAATCCGTATGCCGTTCAGCATAAAGACGGCGAAGAAGTGACGATGTACATCCATTATAACGTGCGCGAGGATGCGCATTTGCTGTTCGGGTTCTTAAGCCGGGAGGAGCAGTCGCTTTTTCGGAGGCTGATCGAGGTGACGGGCATCGGCCCGAAGGTCGCGATCGGCATCTTGTCCGGCGGGCGCCCCGAAGTGATTGTGGCGGCGATCCAGCAGGAGAACCTGGCGTTTTTAACCCGGCTTCCGGGCATCGGCAAAAAGACGGCGCAGCGCATCGTGCTGGATCTGAAAGACAAGCTGGGCAGCTTGTTCGGGGCTGGAGCGGAAGCGGCCATTGCTCAAGCGGCGGCTAGCGAGCCGATGCTTGCCGGCGGAGCCGGCACAGGGGTGTGGGCGGAAGCGAAGGAAGCGCTGATGGCGCTCGGTTACACCGAGGCGGAAGCCGACCGGGCGGGCCAGGCGATCAAGGCGAAGCTGAAGGACGGCGATACCGTCGATACGGCGATGAAGCTGGCGCTGCAGGCGCTGTATCAGGGAGTGTAG
- the ruvC gene encoding crossover junction endodeoxyribonuclease RuvC, whose product MRILGIDPGIAIVGFGFIDKQGSRLVPVQYGSIQTEAHTDPALRLKSIYEATLQLIDKYKPDAMSIEKLFFNRNVTTALTVGQARGVLMLAAVQRGLEIAEYTPLQVKQAIVGYGKAEKRQVQEMVKMFLHLSAVPKPDDVADALAVAICHAHSSTLHQKINEVTKR is encoded by the coding sequence ATGAGAATATTGGGGATTGACCCGGGCATCGCCATCGTGGGCTTCGGGTTTATCGATAAACAGGGGAGCAGGCTTGTCCCCGTGCAGTACGGCAGCATTCAAACGGAGGCGCATACCGACCCGGCTTTGCGGCTGAAAAGCATTTATGAGGCGACACTGCAGCTGATTGACAAATACAAGCCGGATGCGATGTCGATCGAGAAGCTGTTTTTTAACCGGAATGTCACGACGGCGCTGACGGTTGGGCAGGCCCGCGGAGTGCTGATGCTCGCCGCCGTGCAGAGAGGTCTTGAGATCGCCGAATATACGCCGCTTCAGGTGAAGCAGGCGATCGTCGGGTACGGCAAAGCGGAGAAACGCCAGGTGCAGGAGATGGTCAAGATGTTCCTGCATTTGTCCGCCGTTCCGAAACCCGACGACGTGGCGGACGCTCTTGCGGTGGCGATTTGCCATGCCCATTCCTCCACGCTGCATCAAAAAATAAACGAGGTAACGAAGCGATGA
- a CDS encoding BofC C-terminal domain-containing protein codes for MMFRGWLKQLKKKLRMRRRTLAFGLIVLLLCAVSAVVYRNGSVDWTSYDADRKDQSVFSHIQARQTPNESEEQLALIQQGKESRETFYKKSYVCGEEISSLGTMSPEEISNYYKEHPQLEVSLDASGKVYVVEKIDDLSPQCKDTAYFGLDDKGNLSLFNGVPGKENVIRTFFQLNISHLESSLPHDTVKQLYSGIRVKDLEEYNSVISTFSDYAVEETEKAMTEPHM; via the coding sequence ATGATGTTTCGGGGCTGGCTCAAACAACTGAAGAAAAAGCTGCGAATGAGGCGCCGCACCTTGGCGTTCGGTCTGATTGTCCTTTTGCTCTGCGCTGTTTCGGCCGTCGTCTACCGGAATGGCTCCGTGGATTGGACAAGCTACGATGCCGATCGGAAAGATCAAAGCGTGTTCAGCCACATTCAGGCCCGGCAAACGCCGAATGAATCGGAGGAGCAGCTGGCGCTTATTCAGCAAGGGAAAGAAAGCAGGGAAACGTTTTACAAGAAATCGTATGTGTGCGGGGAAGAAATCAGCAGTCTCGGGACGATGAGCCCGGAAGAGATTTCGAACTATTACAAGGAGCATCCGCAGCTGGAAGTATCGCTGGATGCCTCCGGCAAAGTGTACGTTGTCGAAAAAATCGACGATCTGTCGCCGCAGTGCAAGGATACCGCATATTTCGGGCTTGACGACAAGGGCAACCTGTCTTTGTTTAACGGCGTGCCCGGCAAGGAGAACGTCATCCGCACCTTTTTTCAGCTCAACATATCGCACCTCGAAAGCAGCCTTCCGCATGATACGGTCAAGCAGCTGTACAGCGGGATTCGCGTAAAAGATCTCGAGGAGTACAACAGCGTCATTTCGACGTTCAGCGACTATGCCGTAGAGGAAACGGAGAAGGCGATGACGGAACCGCATATGTGA